The Nitrososphaerota archaeon genome segment GGAACTTGAGGGTCACTTTTATAATGGAGAAGGTGGAATAAATATTTCTCCACCTTTAAGTTGGCTTTTTGATCCGGTTTTCTTTTGGTCCTATATGGGTGAAACAATTCATGTAATGCGATATAGGGATGTTTATGATAGAATGAAGCTTCTTTTTCCTTATTTTGAATATCAATTTGAAGGGAAAAACATAGATATTCTACCAGTTACAGATGGTACAAATACTTATTGGCTAATACCTTTAATTATTCGGCTTAATGGAGAAAATATTCCTTGGAGCATTGGTAATCCATTTATGAGACTTGTAGGGTATGCTTTAATTGATATTTATCATGGAAAAATTCAATTAATAATATTAGGTAATGATTATTTCAGTGAACTTTTCAAGAAGGCTTATAGTGAATACATAATTACAGAAATTCCAGATTGGTTAAAAAATCAACTTAGATATCCTGAGGAATTATTTGAATGGAAAGTAAGCATGTATAATTTTTTCCATGTAACAGATCCAGCTACATTTATCGTAGCTAAAGAATTCTTTGAAGTACCTAAAGGATTAGACACTTATTATATAATAACTAAACTTCCAGGATTTGAAAAGTTTGAATATATTGGAATTTTATCACTTGAATTGCGAGGTGCAGGTGGCCGAAATCTTGCAGGCTATATGATTGTTAGAAATGATTATGAAAACTTTGGTGAAATGATCTTCTATAAAGTAGATATAAATTCTCCTACAAAGCTACTTGGTCCAACGGCTGTACTAGAAGCTATGGAGAAAAATCCAGATTTTGCAAAATTAAAAACATTACTTCGTGAGCCACGGATTGGTGATATTATTTTTTATCGTATAGGAGATTATGATGTATACTTTATCCCTGTCTATACAGCAGGTACTTCTGGAGTTGTTGCTGAGTTGGGAACAATAGTAACTGTTGGAGCTGCTTTTACAGGAAAATATTATGTTGGTCTTGGAAATACTATTGAAGAATCTTTTAAAGCTTTCTTAATTCAATTATCTGGTCTAGAAACACAATCAATAATTATGGAAATTGAGAGAGAACAAAAATTAAAGGATATTTTAAAGCTTTTTGAAGATAATGGATTAATCGTTGTAAAGCCTAAAGCAATTTATCCTACTATTTCTTTTCAAGAAGGTGAAGTAAGTTATATATCTAAAGATCATTGGGATACAGTTAAAGAACTTATTAATTCTTTCATAAAAAATTGGTGTAAAAATACTGATAAGATATTAATGTGGACTGAAAATTCCAAGATAAACTTTGGCATTTTAATTAATATTAAAGGAATAATAGAACTTCATTATATTACTATCTCTCTAGAGGAATAATCATGGGGATGAAAAATAAAGATATTAATGACATAACTTCCATTATAATTACAATAATAGGTTTAATTATTATAGGAATAATAGCAATATTTTTAATTCGTTTTCAAAGAGGTTTATTAGGAATAATGCTTACTATATTAACTATAGTATTACTTATATTTTGGTTAAAAGAAATTCAAAAAACAATTAAAGAAGGAATATCACAATTCTCTCTTAAAACTAAGTGGATCTATGATATTATTGATTATGGAACAGAAATGACTATAATAGCAGAAGTACCAGGCCCTGAAAACAAAATAAAAGTAGGTCTCATTAATCATAATTTGAAGATTATAGGAGGGAGAGGTTTTAAGAAAATTATTAAGCTTCCAGAAGAAGTTGAGATTATAGAAAAATTTTATCGTAATGGAATACTACAAGTAAAACTAAGAAAGAAAAGTAAGTATTAATTGGAAAATAATGGTAAGATTATATAATTATGTGGTAGGTTTGTATATTTTTCTATTTTTAATAAACTAAAAGTTTATAAACATCTCTTTAAGAATAAATAAAATTGTAAAAAGGAAATGGTAATGATACCAAAATATATGTTTTTTACTAGAGGTGTTGGAAAACATAAAGACTATTTGCATAGTTTTGAGTTAGCTTTAAGAGATGCAGGAATTGAAAAATGCAATATAGTATATGTTTCAAGTATTTTTCCACCAGAATGTAAGATAATTTCTAGAGAAGAGGGTATTAAAATGCTTAAGCCTGGACAAATAACTTTTTGTGTAATGTCAAAAAATTCTACAAATGAGCCGCATAGATTAATTAGCTCCGCTATAGGATTAGCTCTTCCAATAGGAAATAAGGGTTATGGATATATAAGTGAGCATCATGCTTTTGGAGAAACTGAAAAGAAAAGTGAAGCTTATGCAGAATATCTTGCAGCTACAATGCTAGCTACAACTCTTGGATTAACAGAAGAACAAATAGAAATAATAGAAAAAGGGGATACATATGAAATAAAAAGTAAATATATTAAAACTAAAGGTATTTGTCAATCTGCTATAGGAG includes the following:
- a CDS encoding Hsp20/alpha crystallin family protein, coding for MKNKDINDITSIIITIIGLIIIGIIAIFLIRFQRGLLGIMLTILTIVLLIFWLKEIQKTIKEGISQFSLKTKWIYDIIDYGTEMTIIAEVPGPENKIKVGLINHNLKIIGGRGFKKIIKLPEEVEIIEKFYRNGILQVKLRKKSKY
- a CDS encoding arginine decarboxylase, pyruvoyl-dependent, whose amino-acid sequence is MIPKYMFFTRGVGKHKDYLHSFELALRDAGIEKCNIVYVSSIFPPECKIISREEGIKMLKPGQITFCVMSKNSTNEPHRLISSAIGLALPIGNKGYGYISEHHAFGETEKKSEAYAEYLAATMLATTLGLTEEQIEIIEKGDTYEIKSKYIKTKGICQSAIGDKDGKWTTTIAAAVFIIE